The sequence AGCTTCTTCAACCCGGATGAATTCTTCATGGTCTCACTTTTCGAGCACCGAACGGGCAATCGCAACAAGCTCGGAATCGGCGAAGGGTTTGACGATGTAGTCGATGGCTCCCTGGCGCATCCCCCAGATGCGATCCGTCTCCTCTCCTTTGGTGGTCACCATGATGATCGGTATATCGGCGGTCTCAGGATCATTGCTGAGTTGCCGGGTCGCTTGAAAACCGTTGAGTCCCGGCATGACCACATCCATCAGGATAAGGTCCGGCTTGAGTTTCTGTG is a genomic window of Pseudomonadota bacterium containing:
- a CDS encoding response regulator; its protein translation is MAMVLIVDDSPTEVHVMRQALRKHGFDTAAAGDGAEGIRMAQKLKPDLILMDVVMPGLNGFQATRQLSNDPETADIPIIMVTTKGEETDRIWGMRQGAIDYIVKPFADSELVAIARSVLEK